In the genome of Oscarella lobularis chromosome 1, ooOscLobu1.1, whole genome shotgun sequence, one region contains:
- the LOC136199114 gene encoding heat shock protein beta-1-like encodes MALISVFDWNDPWLTTSFRPSSLLSTFDSIERQLNGLQRHCSRPAAHSMLQKNAVRPTVVEEDDGTKKVRWSFDVSGFKPENVSIRTQDGKLEVKAKHEDKTDHYEQFREYTRIVAIPEGTGLEEMASKLSEKGLLTIDAPYTPPAVESKETTLPVKHE; translated from the coding sequence ATGGCACTTATCAGCGTCTTCGATTGGAACGATCCTTGGCTGACGACCAGTTTTCGACCGAGCAGCCTACTCTCGACGTTCGACAGCATCGAGCGCCAGTTGAACGGGCTCCAGCGACACTGTAGCCGTCCCGCCGCTCACTCGATGCTCCAAAAGAATGCCGTTCGACCGACGGTTGTCGAGGAGGACGACGGCACGAAGAAAGTGCGCTGGAGCTTCGACGTGAGCGGATTCAAGCCGGAGAACGTGAGCATTCGCACGCAGGACGGTAAATTGGAGGTGAAGGCGAAGCACGAGGACAAGACCGATCATTACGAGCAATTTCGCGAGTATACGCGAATCGTCgctattccggaaggcacGGGATTGGAAGAAATGGCGAGCAAGTTGAGCGAGAAAGGGCTTTTGACGATTGATGCCCCGTATACTCCGCCAGCTGTCGAATCCAAGGAGACGACTCTACCGGTCAAGCACGAATGA